The proteins below come from a single Vibrio cyclitrophicus genomic window:
- a CDS encoding ABC-F family ATPase yields MISTANITMQFGAEPLFENISAKFGNGNRYGLIGANGCGKSTFMKILSGALTPSSGNVSITPGEKLGVLSQDQFAFEQYSVIDVVIMGDRKLWEVKQERDRIYSLPEMSEDDGMKVAELESEFAEMDGYTAESRAGDILIQAGIEEEFHFGLMQQVAPGWKLRVLLAQALFANPDILLLDEPTNNLDIHTINWLAEELNQRKCTMIIISHDRHFLNSVCTHMADIDYGELRVYPGNYEYFLEASGLIRDQLLASNAKKAAEISELQDFVNRFGANASKAKQASSRAKKMDKITLDEVKSSSRMSPSIDFGEGKKLHRQALEIQDLGHGFDGETLFTGGNLLLEAGTRLAVIGENGVGKTTLLKCLVQELEQNQGIVKWSENASVGYCPQDSTADFDNDLSIFDWISQWRTVKHDDLMVRGILGRLLFTADDANKKARNCSGGEKNRLLFGKLMMQDINVLVMDEPTNHMDMEAIQALNDALKVYTGTLIFVSHDREFVSSLATHIIDVKDQQLISFQGTYEEYLDHQKKMLMVAL; encoded by the coding sequence TTGATATCTACCGCGAACATCACAATGCAATTTGGCGCAGAGCCGCTGTTTGAAAACATCTCTGCTAAATTTGGTAACGGCAACCGCTATGGTTTGATCGGCGCTAATGGTTGCGGCAAATCAACGTTCATGAAAATCCTAAGTGGTGCGTTAACGCCAAGCTCGGGCAATGTTTCTATCACTCCAGGGGAAAAACTGGGTGTTCTAAGCCAAGATCAGTTCGCATTCGAACAATACAGCGTTATCGACGTTGTGATCATGGGTGACAGAAAATTGTGGGAAGTAAAACAAGAACGTGATCGCATTTACTCTTTGCCTGAAATGAGCGAAGACGATGGTATGAAAGTCGCGGAACTTGAAAGTGAGTTCGCGGAAATGGATGGCTACACAGCCGAAAGCCGTGCCGGTGACATTCTAATCCAAGCGGGTATCGAAGAAGAGTTCCATTTCGGCTTAATGCAGCAAGTTGCACCGGGTTGGAAACTACGTGTTCTATTAGCACAAGCATTGTTTGCAAACCCAGACATCCTGCTTCTTGATGAACCAACCAATAACTTGGACATCCACACGATCAACTGGCTTGCTGAAGAGCTAAACCAGCGTAAGTGTACAATGATCATCATTTCGCACGATAGACACTTCCTGAACTCTGTTTGTACGCATATGGCGGATATCGATTACGGTGAGCTACGTGTTTATCCTGGTAATTACGAGTACTTCCTAGAGGCGTCGGGTTTGATTCGTGACCAACTTCTAGCAAGTAACGCGAAGAAAGCAGCTGAGATTAGCGAACTTCAAGATTTCGTTAACCGTTTTGGCGCGAACGCATCTAAAGCGAAACAAGCCAGTTCTCGTGCTAAGAAAATGGACAAAATCACGCTTGATGAAGTGAAATCGTCAAGTCGTATGAGCCCATCAATTGATTTTGGTGAAGGTAAGAAGTTACACCGTCAAGCGCTTGAGATTCAAGACCTTGGCCATGGTTTCGATGGTGAAACTCTGTTTACTGGTGGTAACTTATTACTTGAAGCGGGTACTCGTCTTGCGGTTATCGGTGAGAATGGCGTTGGTAAAACCACATTGCTGAAATGTTTAGTTCAAGAGCTTGAGCAAAACCAAGGTATCGTTAAATGGTCTGAAAATGCGTCTGTAGGTTATTGCCCACAAGACAGCACAGCTGACTTTGATAACGATTTGAGCATTTTCGATTGGATCTCACAGTGGCGTACTGTGAAACATGATGACCTAATGGTACGTGGTATTCTTGGTCGCTTGCTGTTTACCGCTGATGATGCGAACAAAAAGGCTCGTAACTGTTCCGGTGGTGAGAAGAACCGTTTGTTATTCGGCAAGCTAATGATGCAAGACATTAACGTACTTGTGATGGACGAACCAACCAACCACATGGACATGGAAGCGATCCAAGCGCTGAACGATGCACTAAAGGTTTACACTGGCACGCTGATTTTCGTCAGTCATGACCGTGAGTTTGTTTCGTCGTTGGCGACACACATTATTGACGTGAAAGACCAGCAACTGATTAGCTTCCAAGGTACTTACGAAGAGTACTTAGATCATCAGAAAAAGATGCTGATGGTTGCTCTGTAG
- a CDS encoding putative ATP-dependent zinc protease — MYNWKAIVTLMLSGGLFACSTTTQVPVEPEQKPQIEQPVVDDSSKTDATEGEKVTEPTEKPEEVKPTEPEKKPVPVEKPVEKATKTSDGKLILGEEEWVFVPGLKEAFKARVDTGATTSSISAVDIVDFERDGKDWVKFKIEHDGITTEEISLPVERWVKIKQSSAEGTQRRAVVVAAIQIGDLKDKTEFTLADRTHLAFPLLLGRSFFRDVAVVDVGQKYVQKKITK, encoded by the coding sequence ATGTATAATTGGAAAGCGATTGTAACTCTAATGCTAAGTGGTGGCCTTTTTGCTTGCTCCACAACGACTCAAGTTCCTGTCGAACCAGAGCAAAAGCCTCAAATAGAACAACCTGTTGTGGATGACTCTTCAAAGACTGACGCAACTGAAGGTGAGAAGGTCACGGAACCTACAGAGAAGCCTGAAGAAGTAAAACCAACCGAACCAGAGAAAAAGCCAGTACCGGTTGAGAAACCAGTAGAAAAAGCAACGAAGACAAGCGATGGCAAACTGATTCTTGGAGAAGAAGAATGGGTGTTTGTTCCGGGCTTGAAAGAAGCGTTTAAAGCACGTGTAGATACGGGTGCAACAACATCATCAATCAGTGCGGTTGATATTGTTGATTTTGAACGTGACGGAAAAGATTGGGTTAAGTTCAAGATTGAACATGACGGCATCACAACCGAAGAGATCAGTTTACCAGTAGAACGCTGGGTTAAGATCAAGCAATCAAGCGCTGAAGGTACACAACGACGTGCCGTTGTTGTGGCTGCGATTCAAATCGGTGATCTAAAAGACAAAACCGAGTTTACATTAGCAGACCGAACGCATCTTGCTTTCCCACTTCTGTTGGGTAGAAGCTTCTTTAGAGACGTTGCGGTTGTCGATGTAGGACAAAAATACGTTCAGAAGAAAATAACTAAATAG